In the Enterococcus saigonensis genome, one interval contains:
- a CDS encoding RDD family protein, translated as MNDKIQGPKVFKTTEGKERFTKEEVKKQQKTWRPLLHEKTENKKFFPNYFYAGFWIRLFAYCIDLICVSAITNGTVGLAYRVAAVKISNSFLSFSSLLALAIYLAYFTLLTKLNHGQTIGKMIFGIRVVSLTETELSWGTVIIRETVCRFILKGFPFILGYVVAAFTDHKQHVGDYFSDTSVITINVLKAFNKEMRA; from the coding sequence ATGAATGATAAAATACAAGGGCCAAAAGTATTTAAAACAACGGAAGGTAAAGAACGCTTTACAAAAGAGGAAGTTAAAAAGCAACAGAAAACTTGGCGTCCTTTATTACATGAAAAGACTGAAAATAAAAAGTTTTTTCCAAACTATTTCTATGCTGGTTTTTGGATTCGTTTGTTTGCCTATTGCATTGATTTAATATGTGTTAGTGCAATTACAAATGGTACAGTTGGTTTAGCTTATCGCGTGGCTGCTGTAAAAATATCAAATAGTTTTTTAAGTTTTTCTAGTCTTTTGGCGTTGGCCATTTATTTAGCCTATTTCACTTTATTAACCAAATTGAATCATGGGCAAACCATCGGGAAAATGATTTTTGGTATTCGAGTAGTTTCTTTAACAGAAACTGAGCTTTCTTGGGGTACTGTTATTATCAGAGAAACGGTCTGTCGTTTTATTTTAAAAGGATTTCCTTTTATTTTAGGGTACGTTGTAGCTGCTTTTACCGATCACAAGCAGCATGTAGGGGATTATTTTTCAGATACTTCAGTAATCACAATTAATGTTTTAAAAGCTTTTAATAAAGAAATGCGGGCTTAA
- the cdaA gene encoding diadenylate cyclase CdaA: protein MSFSIQELFNIDYWKQMLNVDIFSWNFFVNILDILVVWYIVYKLIQLVRGTKAIQLFKGVAIFIAIRFGAELIGLHTLSWLMDQVITYGVIAAIVIFQPEIRRGLEHLGRSTFFKTTKQEQKEGEQLITSLDKAIQYMSKRKIGALITIERNTGLEEYIETGIPLEADITGELLINIFIPNTPLHDGAVIIRNDKIAVSCAYLPLSESMLIPKEFGTRHRAAVGISEVSDAITVVVSEETGGVSITLNNQLLSELSQEEYLKILHRELIPEEKTETKKNQLQSFIESIAKGGKK from the coding sequence ATGTCATTTAGCATTCAAGAATTATTTAATATCGATTATTGGAAACAAATGCTTAATGTCGATATTTTTTCTTGGAACTTTTTTGTTAATATCTTGGATATTCTGGTTGTCTGGTATATTGTTTATAAGTTGATTCAACTTGTCCGGGGAACTAAAGCAATTCAGCTATTTAAAGGGGTGGCAATTTTTATTGCAATTCGTTTTGGAGCTGAGTTAATTGGTCTACACACTTTATCCTGGTTAATGGATCAAGTTATTACTTATGGGGTAATTGCAGCCATTGTCATTTTTCAGCCAGAAATAAGACGTGGCTTGGAACATCTTGGACGCAGTACATTCTTCAAAACTACAAAGCAAGAACAAAAAGAAGGTGAACAGTTGATTACATCGCTAGATAAAGCAATTCAATATATGTCAAAACGTAAAATCGGTGCATTAATTACGATTGAAAGAAATACTGGTTTAGAAGAATATATTGAAACAGGGATCCCGCTAGAAGCAGATATTACCGGTGAACTTTTAATTAACATCTTTATTCCCAATACCCCGCTACATGATGGGGCGGTAATTATTCGGAATGATAAAATTGCGGTTTCATGTGCTTATTTACCATTATCAGAAAGCATGTTAATTCCAAAAGAATTTGGTACGCGACACAGAGCTGCCGTGGGAATTAGCGAAGTGAGCGATGCGATTACAGTTGTTGTTTCAGAGGAAACAGGTGGTGTTAGTATTACCTTAAACAATCAACTGTTATCAGAATTATCCCAAGAAGAATATTTGAAAATTTTACACAGAGAATTAATTCCAGAAGAAAAAACAGAGACAAAGAAAAATCAGTTGCAATCCTTTATCGAAAGTATCGCTAAAGGAGGTAAGAAATGA
- the glmM gene encoding phosphoglucosamine mutase, whose amino-acid sequence MGKYFGTDGVRGVANVELTPELAFKLGRCGGYVLSQHEDSEHRPKVLVGRDTRMSGQLLENALVAGLLSVGIEVFTLGVISTPGVAYLTRVQKASAGVMISASHNPAEDNGIKFFGSDGFKLVDDQEAEIEALLDAPQDTLPRPSAEGLGTVEEFPEGLLKYSQFLEQTISGDLSGLTVCIDAANGATATSVNRLFADLETDFYTMGTSPNGLNINDGVGSTHPEKLAAFVVEKGADVGLAFDGDGDRVIAVDELGNIVDGDKIMYICAKYLAAKKRLKQDTIVTTVMSNLGFHKAVEAIGLKDVITQVGDRYVVEEMRKNDYNFGGEQSGHMVFLDFNTTGDGMLSGIQLLSIVKETGKKLSELAAEVTIYPQKLVNIRVTNKNGAMEVPAIKAVIEEAEKEMNGEGRILVRPSGTEPLLRVMAEAPTDELVNYYVDKIAAVVQAEIGA is encoded by the coding sequence ATGGGTAAATATTTTGGTACTGATGGTGTACGGGGCGTAGCAAACGTTGAATTGACACCAGAGTTAGCATTTAAATTAGGTCGTTGTGGCGGATATGTTTTAAGTCAACATGAAGATAGCGAACATCGCCCCAAGGTTTTAGTAGGCCGTGATACACGTATGTCTGGTCAATTATTAGAAAACGCGCTTGTTGCAGGCTTATTGTCTGTGGGAATCGAAGTTTTTACGCTTGGCGTGATTTCTACACCAGGTGTTGCATATTTAACTCGTGTTCAAAAAGCAAGTGCAGGAGTCATGATTTCAGCATCACATAATCCTGCAGAAGATAATGGAATTAAATTTTTTGGGAGTGATGGTTTCAAGTTGGTCGATGATCAAGAGGCTGAGATTGAAGCTTTATTAGATGCCCCACAAGACACATTACCACGTCCTTCAGCAGAAGGCTTGGGAACTGTTGAAGAATTTCCAGAAGGTCTTTTAAAATACTCACAATTTTTAGAGCAAACTATTTCAGGAGATTTATCAGGTCTAACTGTTTGTATTGATGCTGCAAATGGAGCTACAGCTACAAGTGTGAATCGTTTATTTGCTGATCTAGAAACAGATTTTTATACAATGGGTACATCACCAAACGGCTTGAATATTAACGACGGTGTCGGTTCAACGCATCCAGAAAAATTGGCGGCCTTTGTTGTTGAAAAAGGTGCGGACGTTGGCCTTGCCTTTGATGGAGATGGCGATCGTGTCATCGCGGTAGACGAGTTAGGAAATATTGTTGATGGCGATAAAATTATGTACATTTGTGCGAAATATTTAGCAGCTAAAAAACGGTTGAAACAAGATACAATTGTGACAACGGTAATGAGTAATCTAGGTTTTCATAAAGCAGTAGAGGCAATTGGACTAAAAGATGTCATTACACAAGTTGGGGACCGCTACGTTGTTGAAGAAATGCGTAAAAATGATTATAACTTTGGTGGCGAGCAATCTGGCCATATGGTTTTCTTGGACTTCAATACAACAGGTGATGGTATGCTTTCTGGAATCCAATTATTAAGTATTGTCAAAGAAACAGGTAAAAAATTATCTGAATTAGCAGCGGAGGTAACGATTTATCCACAAAAATTAGTTAATATTCGCGTTACAAACAAAAATGGAGCAATGGAAGTTCCGGCGATTAAAGCAGTTATTGAAGAAGCTGAAAAAGAAATGAATGGTGAAGGACGCATTTTAGTCCGACCTTCAGGTACAGAACCATTATTGCGAGTGATGGCCGAAGCACCAACTGATGAATTAGTTAATTACTATGTTGATAAGATTGCAGCTGTTGTTCAAGCTGAAATTGGTGCATAA
- the whiA gene encoding DNA-binding protein WhiA, with protein sequence MSFAADVKKELTTLEVHREHAKAELAALIRMNGSVSLSNHQFVLNIQTENAAIARRIYSLLKDHFGVRSELLVRRKMKLKKNNVYIVRLKEKTQEVLNELAIMDGIMFQTHISDEIMGNAQKMRSYLRGAFMASGSVNNPETSRYHLEIYSLYEEHNQDICEMLNYYGLNARTLDRRNGYISYLKGAEKIADFLTLIGATNSMLKFEDVRIVRDMRNSVNRLVNCETANLNKTIDAASKQIENIEFIEQRVGLQALPEKLQEIAELRLEHPEVSLKELGEMIPSGAISKSGINHRIRKINEFAERLREQVS encoded by the coding sequence ATGTCGTTTGCTGCGGATGTAAAAAAAGAATTAACAACTTTAGAAGTTCATAGAGAACATGCTAAAGCAGAATTGGCGGCTTTGATCAGAATGAATGGATCGGTGAGTTTAAGTAATCATCAATTTGTTTTGAACATTCAAACTGAAAATGCAGCGATTGCTCGTCGAATTTATTCGCTATTAAAAGATCATTTTGGCGTACGAAGTGAGTTGTTGGTACGACGTAAGATGAAATTAAAAAAGAACAATGTGTATATCGTTCGTTTGAAAGAAAAAACACAAGAAGTTTTAAATGAGCTCGCCATTATGGATGGCATTATGTTTCAAACGCATATATCAGATGAGATTATGGGAAATGCACAAAAAATGCGTTCTTATTTGCGAGGCGCTTTTATGGCCTCAGGTTCTGTAAATAATCCAGAAACCAGTCGTTATCATTTGGAGATTTACTCTCTTTATGAAGAACACAATCAAGATATTTGTGAGATGCTCAATTACTATGGCTTAAATGCACGTACCTTAGATCGACGCAATGGCTATATTTCGTATTTAAAAGGAGCTGAAAAAATTGCCGACTTTTTAACATTGATTGGCGCTACTAATTCTATGTTGAAATTTGAAGATGTGAGAATTGTTCGTGATATGCGCAACTCAGTTAATCGTTTGGTTAATTGCGAGACGGCCAATTTGAATAAAACGATTGACGCAGCATCAAAGCAAATTGAAAATATTGAATTTATCGAGCAACGTGTTGGTTTGCAGGCTCTACCTGAAAAATTGCAAGAAATTGCTGAACTGCGACTTGAGCATCCTGAAGTTAGTTTGAAGGAGCTTGGAGAAATGATTCCTTCTGGTGCGATTTCAAAGTCAGGTATTAATCACCGTATTCGCAAAATTAATGAGTTTGCTGAGCGCTTGCGTGAACAAGTAAGTTAA
- a CDS encoding DsbA family protein, translating into MDISIINANETNTDVGIMIGNKNAKKTIIEFINLRCPYCRQWFLDHEDLLKQEVANGNVKRVIKLYDKEKESLQRGNVMHQYITKGDEKKALADIKKIFLSQDSWGNLSLDAVAEFAENNLKLVNYADELTQKAIRDEAKRANIQFVPTMIIDNHIFDESISETTLLNYLHY; encoded by the coding sequence TTGGATATTAGTATTATTAATGCAAATGAAACAAACACCGATGTTGGGATTATGATTGGCAATAAAAATGCAAAAAAAACAATAATCGAATTCATCAATTTGCGCTGTCCTTATTGCCGCCAGTGGTTTTTAGACCATGAAGATTTATTAAAACAAGAAGTGGCAAATGGTAATGTAAAACGCGTCATCAAACTTTATGATAAAGAAAAAGAAAGCTTGCAACGAGGCAATGTAATGCACCAATATATCACTAAAGGAGATGAGAAAAAAGCTTTAGCAGATATCAAAAAAATCTTTTTATCTCAAGATTCATGGGGGAATTTGTCATTAGATGCGGTAGCTGAGTTTGCTGAAAACAATTTAAAATTGGTTAATTATGCCGATGAACTAACTCAAAAAGCAATCCGCGATGAAGCAAAAAGAGCTAATATACAATTTGTCCCAACGATGATTATTGATAACCACATTTTTGATGAAAGTATCAGCGAAACCACATTATTGAATTACCTTCATTATTAA
- a CDS encoding amidohydrolase family protein, whose translation MKFLLQDVRMETSFLTENNFTYGTATKNVTIAVENGIITDIFEKNHAINSSGYTIVNGQNALILPQLREMHIHFDKSKLGLPWSPIEPAKNRVERFTKEFSYLEKAPLDFSNRMKNLINLELDSGVTHFRSHIDIHPLVGQRYLEAAQEVLINYQDKLDYELVAFPQHGLILSNAYGEMKNALQNGANLVGGVDPISIDNNLEQSLNQTFNLATEFDVPIDYHLHERGDAARKAFNKIVTLTEETKWQDKVTISHAYGLRDLDSMERAELLSRLADNQITIISSIPLNFVIPPLTELKKAGVKTLIGCDNIYDCWSPFGNGDVIDKLNRYAEIFDLTSQKDLTESLELVTGKKIITPSGWLKIGMPASFTLVNASSTAEFVARKVPVAASYFKGNKVK comes from the coding sequence ATGAAATTTTTATTACAAGATGTTCGAATGGAAACCAGCTTTTTGACAGAAAACAATTTTACTTATGGCACTGCTACTAAAAACGTTACGATCGCTGTTGAAAATGGGATTATTACAGACATTTTTGAAAAAAATCACGCAATCAATAGCTCGGGTTATACTATTGTCAATGGCCAAAATGCTCTAATTTTACCTCAATTGCGGGAAATGCATATCCATTTTGATAAAAGCAAATTAGGGCTACCTTGGTCACCCATCGAACCAGCAAAAAATCGTGTAGAACGTTTTACAAAAGAATTTTCGTATTTAGAAAAAGCGCCGTTAGATTTTTCCAACCGAATGAAAAATTTAATTAACTTGGAACTCGACTCTGGTGTTACTCATTTTCGTTCCCATATTGATATTCATCCTCTCGTTGGGCAACGATATTTAGAAGCTGCACAAGAAGTTTTAATAAATTACCAGGACAAACTTGACTATGAACTGGTTGCATTTCCGCAACATGGACTTATTCTTTCAAACGCTTATGGCGAAATGAAAAATGCCTTACAAAACGGCGCTAACCTCGTTGGGGGAGTCGATCCGATTAGTATTGATAACAATCTAGAGCAGTCATTAAATCAAACTTTTAATTTAGCAACAGAATTTGATGTTCCGATTGACTATCACCTTCACGAACGAGGTGACGCTGCTAGAAAAGCTTTTAATAAAATTGTAACTCTAACCGAGGAAACAAAATGGCAAGACAAGGTAACTATTAGCCACGCTTATGGTTTGCGTGATTTAGATTCTATGGAGCGTGCTGAATTACTTTCGCGTCTGGCAGATAATCAAATCACGATTATCTCTAGCATTCCACTTAACTTTGTTATCCCACCATTGACTGAATTAAAAAAAGCCGGTGTTAAAACACTTATCGGCTGTGATAACATTTATGATTGTTGGTCACCATTTGGTAATGGTGATGTAATTGATAAGCTGAATCGCTATGCAGAAATTTTTGACTTAACTTCACAAAAAGATCTAACTGAAAGTCTAGAATTAGTGACAGGTAAAAAAATAATCACGCCCAGTGGTTGGTTAAAAATTGGCATGCCTGCCAGCTTCACTTTGGTTAACGCCAGTTCTACTGCCGAATTTGTAGCACGTAAAGTGCCGGTTGCTGCTAGCTATTTTAAGGGAAATAAAGTGAAATGA
- the tig gene encoding trigger factor, which translates to MTAKWEKTGTNDGVLTFSIDQAEIQKGLTQAFNKVKGNLNVPGFRKGKVSRQVFNRMYGEEALYEDALNAVLPENYEAAVKEAGIDPVSQPKIDIDSMEKGQDWVIKAEVTVKPEVKLGDYKDLTVEKQDRSVTEADVDAKLKQEQEQQAELVIKEDEAAANGDTVVIDFEGFVDGVAFEGGKGDNYSLELGSGSFIPGFEEQLVGHKAGDDVEVNVTFPEDYQAEDLAGKEAIFKVVVHEVKTKELPELDDEFAKDVDENVETLAELKEKYMKELTEAKEKAAEDAKDELAIRTAVENAEILDLPHVMVHDEVHRSMDEFLNNMQRQGISPEMYYQLTGSTEADLHKQFEGEAENRVKTNLVIEAIAAAENLEATEEDVEKEIAELSEAYNMPVDQIKRVLTEDMLKHDITMKKAVELVTGTAVEK; encoded by the coding sequence ATGACTGCAAAATGGGAAAAAACTGGCACCAATGATGGTGTATTAACATTTTCAATCGATCAAGCTGAAATCCAAAAAGGCTTGACACAAGCATTCAACAAAGTAAAAGGTAATTTAAACGTACCTGGCTTCCGTAAAGGGAAAGTTTCACGCCAAGTATTTAACCGTATGTATGGCGAAGAAGCGTTATATGAAGACGCATTGAACGCTGTTTTGCCAGAAAATTATGAAGCTGCAGTTAAAGAAGCAGGAATCGATCCAGTTTCTCAACCAAAAATTGACATTGATAGCATGGAAAAAGGTCAAGATTGGGTAATCAAAGCTGAAGTTACTGTTAAACCTGAAGTGAAATTAGGCGATTACAAAGACTTAACTGTTGAAAAACAAGATCGTAGTGTTACAGAAGCAGACGTTGATGCAAAATTAAAACAAGAACAAGAACAACAAGCTGAATTAGTGATTAAAGAAGACGAAGCAGCTGCAAATGGCGACACAGTTGTAATTGATTTTGAAGGTTTTGTTGATGGCGTTGCGTTTGAAGGCGGCAAAGGCGACAACTACTCATTAGAATTAGGTTCTGGTTCATTTATTCCTGGCTTTGAAGAACAATTAGTTGGTCATAAAGCAGGCGATGATGTGGAAGTGAACGTGACTTTCCCTGAAGACTATCAAGCTGAGGATTTAGCAGGTAAAGAAGCTATTTTCAAAGTTGTTGTTCATGAAGTTAAAACAAAAGAATTGCCAGAATTAGACGATGAATTTGCTAAAGATGTTGATGAAAACGTTGAAACTTTAGCGGAATTAAAAGAAAAATACATGAAAGAATTAACCGAAGCAAAAGAAAAAGCTGCTGAAGATGCTAAGGATGAATTAGCGATCCGCACGGCTGTTGAAAATGCTGAAATTCTTGATTTACCACATGTAATGGTGCATGATGAAGTACACCGTTCAATGGATGAATTTTTAAACAATATGCAACGCCAAGGTATTTCACCTGAAATGTACTACCAATTGACTGGTTCAACTGAAGCAGACTTACACAAACAATTTGAAGGCGAAGCTGAAAACCGCGTTAAAACAAACTTGGTGATTGAAGCTATTGCTGCAGCAGAAAACTTGGAAGCAACAGAAGAAGATGTTGAAAAAGAAATCGCTGAATTATCTGAAGCTTACAATATGCCAGTTGATCAAATCAAACGTGTTTTAACAGAAGATATGCTAAAACATGATATCACAATGAAAAAAGCAGTTGAACTTGTAACAGGAACAGCTGTAGAAAAATAA
- the sppA gene encoding signal peptide peptidase SppA produces the protein MNKRRWIAVVIAVGLFIFSAISSRVATHNEEDTQKTLAGINALLYGSNQLEKKVIEEGDASKQIVKLTVDGTIADTGTGGIFSTATYSHQDFLEQLKEIQTDKTIKGILLEVNSPGGGVYESAEIAKEFAKIKKLNIPVYVSMKNMAASGGYYISAAANKIFATDETVTGSIGVIMSGVNYSGLMEKLGITDETYKSGALKDMGSTTRKPTEKDKEVLQTYVNNAYNRFVKVVAKGRGMSEEAVRKVADGRIYDGAQAKAIGLVDEIGFPEDALKALKKEQKLINAQVIEYAVGDTGFYSSWLGSKAAKLQGLAPSESSTVLHLFESLGNAQAPKPLYYYGGE, from the coding sequence ATGAATAAAAGAAGATGGATTGCAGTTGTTATTGCCGTAGGATTGTTTATTTTTTCAGCCATATCTTCTCGCGTTGCCACGCATAATGAAGAAGATACTCAAAAAACATTAGCTGGAATAAATGCGTTATTATATGGCTCTAACCAATTAGAAAAAAAGGTAATAGAAGAAGGAGATGCGTCAAAACAAATCGTCAAATTGACGGTTGATGGAACAATTGCAGATACCGGTACTGGTGGTATTTTCTCAACGGCAACGTATAGTCACCAAGATTTTTTAGAGCAGTTAAAAGAGATTCAAACAGATAAAACAATTAAAGGAATTTTATTAGAAGTAAATTCACCTGGTGGTGGAGTTTATGAAAGTGCTGAGATTGCCAAAGAATTTGCTAAAATTAAAAAATTAAATATCCCTGTCTATGTAAGTATGAAAAATATGGCAGCAAGCGGTGGCTATTACATTTCGGCTGCTGCAAATAAAATTTTTGCTACTGATGAAACAGTCACCGGTTCAATCGGTGTAATCATGTCGGGAGTAAATTATAGCGGATTGATGGAGAAACTAGGGATTACTGATGAAACTTATAAAAGTGGTGCTTTAAAAGACATGGGATCTACCACTCGGAAGCCAACAGAAAAAGATAAAGAAGTATTGCAAACATACGTTAATAATGCTTATAACCGTTTTGTCAAAGTAGTTGCCAAAGGACGTGGCATGTCAGAAGAAGCGGTTCGGAAAGTTGCTGACGGTAGGATTTACGATGGTGCACAAGCAAAAGCAATTGGTTTAGTTGACGAAATTGGTTTTCCAGAAGATGCTTTAAAAGCTTTAAAAAAAGAGCAAAAATTAATTAACGCCCAAGTAATCGAGTATGCAGTTGGCGATACAGGTTTTTATTCATCTTGGTTAGGTAGTAAAGCAGCAAAATTGCAAGGACTTGCGCCAAGCGAGAGTAGTACAGTGTTGCATTTGTTTGAATCACTAGGAAATGCTCAAGCACCAAAGCCTCTTTATTATTATGGAGGTGAATAA
- the glmS gene encoding glutamine--fructose-6-phosphate transaminase (isomerizing), giving the protein MCGIVGVVGKNDATKIILNGLKRLEYRGYDSAGIYVAGSSNHLVKSIGPIKNLEEKLTPSINGTMGIGHTRWATHGKPTESNAHPHTSENGELILVHNGVIENYDALRQSYLSEDIFYGQTDTEIAVHLVALFKKQGLQTKAAFKKALSLIEGSYAFALVDTNDSETIYVAKNKSPLLIGLGENFNVLCSDALAMLDQTSHFVELMDGEMVTLTATDAIIENPAGEVIKRDYYVAELDASDIEKGTYPYYMLKEIDEQPVVMRKIVQKYQTIDGEIAIDQDLLTTLKSSDRVYIVACGTSSHAGWASKKFFETLTHLPVEIHLSSEFGYNMPLLSKKPFFIYLSQSGETADSRQVLVKTNELGHPSLTITNVAGSTLSREATYTLLLHAGPEIAVASTKAYTAQIAVMAVLAKALGTEKGIANAVEFDLFHELGLIATAMETMINEKEHLEELTANYLSATRNAFYIGRGNDYYVSMEAALKLKEISYIQAEGFAAGELKHGTIALIEEGTPVIGIITDAVTGQHTRGNLQEVKSRGANTLVISSEGLAKPDDQILLPTVHPLLTSLLAVVPTQLIAYFATLQRGYDVDKPRNLAKSVTVE; this is encoded by the coding sequence ATGTGTGGAATCGTCGGTGTCGTTGGAAAAAACGACGCAACAAAAATTATCTTAAACGGCTTAAAACGTTTAGAATATAGAGGATATGATTCAGCTGGTATCTATGTTGCCGGGAGTAGCAATCATCTAGTAAAATCTATCGGTCCAATCAAAAATTTAGAAGAAAAGTTAACCCCTAGTATTAATGGCACTATGGGAATTGGACATACACGTTGGGCAACGCATGGCAAACCAACAGAATCAAATGCTCACCCACACACTAGTGAAAACGGTGAATTAATTTTGGTTCATAATGGTGTCATTGAAAACTACGATGCTTTACGCCAAAGCTATTTATCAGAAGATATATTCTATGGGCAAACTGACACTGAAATTGCAGTTCACCTAGTTGCGCTTTTTAAAAAACAAGGATTACAAACAAAAGCAGCCTTTAAAAAGGCACTAAGCTTAATAGAAGGTTCTTATGCCTTTGCTCTTGTAGATACAAACGACAGCGAAACAATTTATGTTGCAAAAAATAAAAGTCCTCTTTTGATTGGTTTAGGAGAGAACTTCAATGTATTATGTAGTGATGCTTTAGCAATGCTAGACCAAACGAGCCACTTCGTTGAATTAATGGACGGTGAAATGGTGACTTTAACTGCAACAGATGCTATCATTGAAAATCCTGCTGGTGAAGTTATCAAACGAGACTATTACGTTGCAGAACTTGATGCTAGCGATATTGAAAAAGGCACCTACCCTTATTACATGCTAAAAGAAATTGATGAACAGCCAGTTGTAATGCGTAAAATCGTACAAAAATATCAAACGATTGACGGTGAAATTGCCATTGACCAAGATTTATTAACAACCTTAAAAAGCAGTGATCGCGTTTATATTGTCGCTTGCGGGACAAGTAGTCATGCTGGGTGGGCATCTAAGAAATTTTTTGAAACTCTAACACACTTGCCAGTAGAAATTCATTTATCAAGTGAATTTGGCTACAATATGCCACTTTTATCCAAAAAACCATTTTTCATTTATTTAAGCCAGAGTGGTGAAACCGCCGACAGTCGTCAAGTTTTAGTCAAAACAAACGAATTAGGCCACCCTTCTTTAACTATTACAAATGTAGCTGGTTCTACCTTATCCCGCGAAGCAACTTATACTTTGCTATTACATGCTGGTCCAGAAATTGCCGTTGCTTCTACCAAAGCGTATACAGCACAAATCGCAGTCATGGCTGTCTTAGCAAAAGCTTTAGGTACGGAAAAAGGAATTGCAAATGCAGTTGAATTTGATCTATTTCACGAGCTTGGTTTAATTGCAACCGCAATGGAAACCATGATTAATGAAAAAGAACACTTGGAAGAATTAACGGCGAACTATTTAAGTGCTACTCGCAACGCTTTTTACATCGGCCGAGGTAATGATTACTATGTCTCCATGGAAGCCGCATTAAAATTAAAAGAAATCTCTTATATTCAAGCTGAAGGTTTCGCTGCCGGTGAATTGAAACACGGAACGATTGCACTGATTGAAGAAGGGACCCCAGTGATTGGAATCATTACAGATGCTGTTACCGGACAACATACAAGAGGGAATTTACAAGAAGTCAAAAGCCGCGGAGCCAATACACTTGTTATTTCAAGTGAAGGATTGGCTAAACCAGATGATCAAATTTTATTACCAACTGTTCATCCCTTATTAACAAGTTTACTAGCAGTAGTGCCAACCCAGTTAATAGCTTATTTTGCTACTTTACAAAGAGGATACGATGTTGATAAACCGCGAAACCTCGCTAAATCTGTCACCGTCGAATAA
- a CDS encoding CdaR family protein — MNSSRKSNLLYGFIALVFSLILFFNANGRNVQTTLNTNPENFEETVNKVQIHPVYDSEKYYILGFDPYVSVKLSSANRIQLNAEANPDTRGFRVVCDLTGLGEGTHEVKLRIQNGSSAVGYTINPAKVTVTIEKKVTQSFKIHPVVSSSNLGEGFSVDSVTVTPEEAQITTGEKTLAQIDRVVATVDPSKTASADFKENATIEALDKEGNRLSIISDPQEAQVVVKVKAPEKIVSLYASQVGTLPNGISHYDFKLESLSTILRGPQSKLEAIESIALPVDITNITEKTTREVVVPTEDGVVAAPKTVKVEITPIRNTTHTETETTSGRQSSSTSNVVETTPSSTTAETRETSESAVDSTANE; from the coding sequence ATGAACTCAAGTCGTAAAAGCAATCTTTTGTATGGCTTCATCGCGTTGGTTTTTAGCTTGATTTTGTTTTTTAATGCCAATGGACGTAATGTTCAAACTACTTTGAACACCAATCCGGAAAATTTTGAAGAAACAGTTAATAAAGTACAAATTCATCCTGTTTATGACTCAGAAAAATATTACATCTTAGGTTTTGATCCGTATGTTTCGGTGAAACTAAGTAGCGCTAATCGTATTCAATTAAACGCCGAAGCTAATCCTGATACACGTGGCTTTCGTGTAGTTTGTGATTTAACGGGTTTGGGTGAGGGGACTCATGAAGTAAAATTACGTATCCAAAACGGCAGTAGTGCAGTGGGATATACTATTAATCCTGCTAAAGTTACAGTAACAATTGAAAAAAAAGTAACACAATCTTTTAAAATCCACCCTGTTGTTTCCTCGTCTAATTTAGGAGAAGGATTCTCTGTGGACAGCGTAACGGTGACTCCAGAAGAAGCTCAAATTACAACCGGTGAAAAGACTCTAGCGCAAATTGATCGTGTTGTTGCAACTGTCGATCCTTCTAAAACAGCTAGTGCTGATTTCAAAGAAAATGCAACCATTGAAGCTTTGGATAAAGAAGGTAATCGCTTAAGTATTATTTCAGATCCACAAGAAGCTCAAGTAGTTGTAAAAGTAAAAGCGCCAGAAAAAATTGTCAGTCTATATGCTTCCCAAGTAGGCACACTGCCAAATGGTATTTCGCATTACGATTTCAAGTTAGAGAGTCTTTCGACAATATTAAGAGGACCACAATCAAAACTAGAGGCAATTGAAAGTATTGCATTACCAGTAGATATTACGAATATTACAGAAAAAACAACGAGGGAAGTCGTGGTTCCAACTGAAGACGGCGTTGTTGCAGCGCCAAAAACTGTCAAAGTGGAAATCACTCCAATTCGTAACACAACGCACACGGAAACTGAAACTACTTCTGGTAGACAATCTTCAAGTACTTCTAACGTTGTGGAAACAACACCGTCGTCAACAACGGCGGAGACACGTGAAACGAGCGAATCAGCTGTTGACTCAACGGCAAACGAATAA